The Calliphora vicina chromosome 3, idCalVici1.1, whole genome shotgun sequence genome contains a region encoding:
- the lqf gene encoding LOW QUALITY PROTEIN: epsin-1 (The sequence of the model RefSeq protein was modified relative to this genomic sequence to represent the inferred CDS: substituted 1 base at 1 genomic stop codon), giving the protein MRKHKDDMQVNVAGLRRNIKNLAHNYSDAQVKVREATSNDPWGPSATIMAEVAELTNNVVAFSEIMQMIWKRLNDHGKNWRHVYKALILLEYLIKTGNEKVSQQCKENIFAIQTLREFVYFEEGKDQGTHVREKAKQLVNLLKDDERLKNERVKALKAKERFAQYPSGFGSDGYIDGPLQRDLRDMPPGWQEEPAKPVSELEMVRPQTAGEEELQLQLAMAMSREEAEQEEAKRRSDDVRLQLALSQSEQDFNVQKQHDEEPPQSHLLDLLDIQLGATSISSPPLGIAAGGLTNNPSDPWGTPARAASQMSDPWTGTASPPVDPWQPTAASRSTPLSSAQMGAVGGLGLSMATNGTNGGEAWGGLRTQSPSVTSGSSTEGWLQTNGNTQNSTNVAGAVGGAAVSADPWLGKQSASVLAAPPSNAPLDAWLSENAKVTAAVVPPPSKPLIEDPWAPKALAAANDDPWKNLENTTAAKKPSPDMDEFDIITNRNKTGDLLTNDSTTNISNNNALLLDDLDPLSSTNALISTTTITTNSTGATAKKPLKDPQSFLGENSGLVNLDNLIKPAVPQTTAANAAAYNPFSDTVIPPKTNLFQQQQPAVPSINQLKQQSFQMTINQDPWAPVNNTNVPASQVSFSXFNLKIFANGSGSSSNMNYSNNSTFSTTMKHSKSDYDAFTSIFQIETAENAPPPPSVPKNSIYNFTSSHTMDNLRSDSLNEDDSFLDASDVFYTQTTKNISYPSLYPHVEIVNNNLSMNTKSPPSSPIQQQLSPPFQSFAPSYAPPLTPITPQDTVNINNNYNNNYNNNQYYNKTNNNNNSSNMTSSSSNLGNAATTAPKSSGPNYSHVLSASLASTPGVTIMPLNNKSSSASNLFNYGFYDSNNDFNPTTTTTAQCKLENNNNMPWMKPEATASNPFLS; this is encoded by the exons A tgcGAAAACATAAAGACGATATGCAAGTCAATGTGGCAGGTCTACGTcggaatataaaaaatttagcccACAACTACTCTGATGCCCag GTTAAAGTACGTGAGGCTACTTCAAATGATCCATGGGGTCCCTCGGCCACTATAATGGCGGAAGTCGCCGAATTAACCAACAATGTGGTGGCATTTTCGGAAATAATGCAAATGATTTGGAAACGTCTCAATGATCATGGCAAGAACTGGCGTCATGTCTATAAGGCTCTTATACTGCTGGAATATCTAATTAAGACTGGCAATGAAAAGGTGTCGCAACAGTGCAAAGAAAACATATTTGCCATACAAACTCTGCGGGAGTTTGTATATTTTGAGGAGGGCAAAGATCAAGGTACTCATGTGAGGGAAAAGGCTAAACAATTGGTAAATCTGTTGAAAGACGATGAGCGCTTGAAAAATGAACGTGTTAAAGCCTTAAAGGCCAAGGAACGTTTTGCTCAATATCCAAGTGGTTTTGGCAGTGATGGCTATATAGATGGTCCCTTACAACGTGATTTGCGTGACATGCCGCCTGGCTGGCAAGAGGAACCAGCCAAACCAGTTTCCGAGCTGGAAATGGTACGTCCTCAAACGGCTGGAGAGGAAGAGCTACAACTACAATTGGCCATGGCCATGTCACGTGAAGAAGCTGAACAGGAAGAGGCCAAACGCCGCAGTGATGATGTTCGCCTACAATTGGCTTTGAGCCAGAGTGAACAAgattttaa cGTGCAAAAACAACACGATGAGGAGCCGCCACAATCACATTTATTGGATCTATTGGATATACAACTGGGAGCCACTAGTATTTCCAGTCCCCCCTTAGGTATAGCCGCTGGCGGCTTAACCAACAACCCTTCGGATCCTTGGGGTACACCAGCACGAGCGGCTAGTCAAATGTCTGATCCTTGGACTGGCACGGCTTCGCCACCCGTTGATCCCTGGCAACCAACGGCAGCATCACGTTCCACACCATTGAGTTCGGCTCAAATGGGTGCTGTTGGCGGTTTAGGCCTGTCGATGGCCACCAATGGCACTAATGGCGGCGAGGCTTGGGGTGGTTTGCGTACACAATCACCTTCGGTTACTTCGGGTTCCTCCACAGAAGGCTGGCTACAAACTAATGGTAATACTCAGAACTCGACAAATGTAGCGGGGGCTGTAGGTGGTGCCGCCGTATCGGCCGATCCATGGCTGGGAAAACAATCAGCTAGTGTGCTGGCAGCTCCTCCCTCTAATGCACCTTTAGATGCATGGTTATCGGAAAATGCTAAAGTCACTGCAGCAGTTGTTCCTCCGCCATCCAAACCGTTGATAGAAGATCCTTGGGCACCAAAGGCATTAGCGGCTGCCAATGATGATCCCTGGAAGAATTTAGAGAATACAACAGCAGCTAAG AAACCTTCGCCTGATATGGATGAATTTGATATAATAACGAATCGTAATAAGACTGGTGATTTATTAACTAATGATTCCACAACAAATATCAGCAATAATAATG CACTACTTCTTGATGATTTAGATCCATTATCGTCAACGAATGCGCTTATATCTACTACAACTATTACTACAAATTCAACTGGAGCAACAGCTAAGAAACCGCTCAAAGATCCGCAGtcatttttgggtgaaaattcGGGTTTGGTtaatttagataatttaataaaacctGCCGTACCGCAAACTACAGCAGCCAATGCAGCAGCTTACAATCCATTTAGTGATACAGTAATACCACCAAAAACAAATCTATTCCAACAACAGCAACCAGCA GTGCCGTCcataaatcaattaaaacaacaaagttttcaaATGACCATCAATCAAGATCCATGGGCACCTGTTAACAATACAAATGTACCAGCTTCTCAGGTAAGctttagttaatttaatttaaaaatat TTGCTAA TGGCAGTGGCAGCAGCAGCAATATGAATTATTCTAACAATTCAACATTTTCCACAACCATGAAACATTCAAAAAGTGATTATGATGCTTTCACTAGCATCTTTCAAATTGAGACGGCGGAAAATGCTCCACCGCCGCCATCTGTCcctaaaaattctatatataattttacatCGTCCCATACCATGGACAATTTACGCAGTGACTCTTTAAATGAAGACGATAGTTTTCTAGATGCTTCAGATGTGTTTTATACACAAACTACTAAAAATATATCCTATCCCTCTTTGTATCCCCATgtggaaattgttaataataatcTATCAATGAATACAAAATCACCACCTTCTTCTCCTATACAACAACAATTATCGCCCCCATTTCAATCATTCGCTCCATCATATGCACCACCCTTAACGCCCATAACACCTCAAGATACCGTCAATATcaataataattacaataacaactacaacaataacCAATACtacaacaaaaccaacaacaataacaattcaTCAAACATGACGTCGTCGTCTTCGAATTTAGGCAACGCCGCCACCACGGCTCCAAAATCATCTGGTCCCAACTACAGTCATGTCCTATCGGCATCCCTGGCTTCCACTCCTGGAGTAACCATAATGCCATTGAATAATAAATCAAGCTCAGCTTCAAATCTATTCAATTACGGTTTCTATGATTCCAATAATGACTTCAAtcctactactactactactgctcaGTGCAAATTGGAA AACAACAATAACATGCCTTGGATGAAACCGGAAGCAACAGCATCGAATCCATTTTTGTCATAA